A stretch of Homo sapiens chromosome 12, GRCh38.p14 Primary Assembly DNA encodes these proteins:
- the OR6C3 gene encoding olfactory receptor 6C3 isoform 1 (isoform 1 is encoded by transcript variant 2), with product MNHTMVTEFVLLGLSDDPDLQIVIFLFLFITYILSVTGNLTIITLTFVDSHLQTPMYFFLRNFSFLEISFTTVCIPRFLGAIITRNKTISYNNCAAQLFFFIFMGVTEFYILTAMSYDRYVAICKPLHYTSIMNRKLCTLLVLCAWLSGFLTIFPPLMLLLQLDYCASNVIDHFACDYFPLLQLSCSDTWLLEVIGFYFALVTLLFTLALVILSYMYIIRTILRIPSASQRKKAFSTCSSHMIVISISYGSCIFMYANPSAKEKASLTKGIAILNTSVAPMLNPFIYTLRNQQVKQAFKNVVHKVVFYANQ from the coding sequence ATGAACCACACAATGGTCACAGAGTTTGTCCTCCTGGGCCTTTCTGATGATCCTGACCTTCAgattgtgatttttctctttttatttatcacGTATATATTAAGTGTTACTGGAAACCTGACTATCATCACCCTAACCTTTGTGGACTCCCATCTGCAGACACCTATGTATTTCTTCCTCCGGAACTTCTCTTTCTTAGAAATCTCATTTACAACCGTATGCATCCCCAGATTTCTGGGGGCAATTATCACCAGGAATAAGACTATTTCCTATAACAACTGTGCAGCccaactctttttctttatcttcatgGGGGTgactgaattttacattttaactgCCATGTCCTATGACCGCTATGTTGCCATCTGCAAGCCCCTTCATTACACATCCATCATGAACAGGAAACTCTGCACTCTACTTGTGCTGTGTGCCTGGCTAAGTGGGTTTCTGACCATTTTCCCACCCCTTATGCTTCTCCTCCAGCTGGATTACTGTGCTTCCAACGTCATTGATCACTTTGCATGTGACTATTTTCCCCTCTTACAACTATCTTGTTCAGATACATGGCTCCTAGAAGTAATTGGTTTTTACTTTGCTTTGGTTACTTTGCTGTTCACTTTGGCATTAGTGATTTTATCTTACATGTACATTATCAGGACCATTTTGAGAATCCCGTCTGCCAGTCAAAGAAAAAAGGCTTTCTCCACTTGTTCTTCTCACATGATTGTCATTTCCATTTCTTATGGAAGCTGTATATTCATGTATGCTAATCCATCTGCAAAAGAAAAGGCATCATTGACAAAAGGAATAGCTATTCTCAATACATCTGTTGCCCCCATGCTGAACCCCTTCATTTACACTCTGAGAAACCAGCAAGTAAAACAAGCCTTCAAAAATGTGGTCCACAAAGTTGTGTTTTATGCAAATCAATGA
- the OR6C1 gene encoding olfactory receptor 6C1, whose amino-acid sequence MRNHTEITEFILLGLTDDPNFQVVIFVFLLITYMLSITGNLTLITITLLDSHLQTPMYFFLRNFSILEISFTTVSIPKFLGNIISGDKTISFNNCIVQLFFFILLGVTEFYLLAAMSYDRYVAICKPLHCLSIMNRRVCTLLVFTSWLVSFLIIFPALMLLLKLHYCRSNIIDHFTCDYFPLLQLACSDTKFLEVMGFSCAAFTLMFTLALIFLSYIYIIRTILRIPSTSQRTKAFSTCSSHMVVVSISYGSCIFMYIKPSAKDRVSLSKGVAILNTSVAPMMNPFIYSLRNQQVKQAFINMARKTVFFTST is encoded by the coding sequence ATGAGAAACCATACAGAAATAACAGAGTTTATTCTTCTGGGATTAACAGATGACCCAAATTTTCAGGTTGTAATCTTTGTCTTCCTGCTCATCACCTacatgctcagcatcactgggaACCTGACCCTTATCACAATTACCCTGCTGGATTCCCACCTGCAGACCCCCATGTATTTCTTCCTCAGAAATTTCTCCATATTAGAAATTTCGTTCACAACCGTCAGTATACCCAAGTTTCTGGGTAACATTATTTCAGGAGATAAAACCATTTCCTTTAATAATTGCATAGttcagttatttttcttcattctcttggGAGTCACAGAGTTTTACCTTCTGGCTGCCATGTCCTATGACCGctatgtggccatctgcaagcctcTGCATTGCTTGAGTATCATGAATCGAAGAGTCTGCACACTGCTTGTTTTTACTTCTTGGCTGGTTTCATTCTTAATCATATTCCCAGCACTCATGTTGCTTTTAAAGCTTCATTACTGTAGGTCTAATATTATTGACCATTTTACCTGTGATTATTTTCCACTGCTGCAACTTGCTTGTTCAGACACAAAATTCTTAGAGGTGATGGGATTTTCTTGTGCTGCGTTTACTCTAATGTTCACTTTGGCATTAATATTTCTGTCCTACATATACATTATCAGAACAATTTTGAGAATTCCTTCTACTAGTCAGAGGACAAAGGCCTTTTCCACATGTTCTTCCCACATGGTTGTTGTCTCCATCTCTTATGGCAGCTGCATTTTTATGTACATTAAACCCTCAGCAAAAGATAGAGTGTCCTTGAGCAAGGGAGTGGCAATACTAAACACCTCAGTAGCCCCCATGATGAACCCCTTTATTTACAGCCTAAGAAATCAGCAAGTCAAGCAAGCTTTCATTAACATGGCAAGGAAGACTGTATTTTTCACAAGCACATGA